The following proteins come from a genomic window of Solwaraspora sp. WMMA2065:
- a CDS encoding glutamate--cysteine ligase yields the protein MTSSTVAAEPARHRPEALTVGVEEEFLLVDRRSGAAAPAVAAVLAEIPPELRGQVQREFQTSQIEIGSPPGLDLRALRRTLGTLRAGVADAAERAGVRLLAVGTAPVAGPQPDVVDVVDDPRFHRIVERYGRLLPGPGTNGLHVHVAVPDQQVGVQVLNHLRPWLPVLQAATANSPFFQGVDTGYASWRSVMWQRWPAVAPAPRLRSYEHYRSLVDDLTTAGLILDEGMLHWYARLSAHYPTVEVRIGDVCPSLDDTILLAALVRGLVGTALAAVAQDRPPVDVEHHVLVAAHWRAAHDGLEGQAVDLSTGAPALRPGWHLLRRLVDTVRPELDRHGDVALVNSLLGRLRARGTGAARQRAVHAGTGDLAAVVDYLAAQTRSRSIIPAPPHVTAPPAGPVTDPPPDR from the coding sequence ATGACCAGCAGTACTGTCGCCGCCGAGCCGGCCCGGCACCGGCCCGAGGCACTGACCGTGGGTGTGGAGGAGGAGTTCCTGCTCGTCGACCGTCGGTCCGGCGCCGCCGCGCCGGCGGTCGCGGCGGTGCTCGCCGAGATCCCGCCGGAGCTGCGCGGGCAGGTGCAGCGGGAGTTCCAGACCAGCCAGATCGAGATCGGCAGTCCACCCGGCCTGGACCTACGGGCGCTGCGCCGTACCCTCGGGACGCTGCGCGCCGGGGTCGCCGACGCCGCCGAGCGGGCCGGTGTCCGGCTGCTCGCCGTCGGCACCGCACCGGTCGCCGGACCGCAGCCCGACGTGGTCGACGTGGTCGACGACCCACGCTTCCACCGGATCGTCGAACGGTACGGCAGGCTGCTGCCCGGCCCGGGTACCAACGGGCTGCACGTGCACGTCGCGGTCCCGGACCAGCAGGTCGGCGTACAGGTGCTCAACCACCTCCGCCCGTGGCTGCCGGTGCTGCAGGCGGCGACCGCCAACTCACCGTTCTTCCAAGGCGTCGACACCGGGTACGCCAGTTGGCGCTCGGTGATGTGGCAGCGTTGGCCGGCGGTCGCACCGGCCCCACGACTACGCTCGTACGAGCACTACCGGTCACTGGTCGACGACCTGACCACCGCCGGTCTCATCCTGGACGAAGGGATGCTCCACTGGTACGCCCGACTGTCGGCGCACTACCCCACCGTCGAGGTCCGCATCGGCGACGTCTGCCCGAGCCTGGACGACACGATCCTGCTCGCCGCGCTGGTCCGCGGTCTGGTCGGCACAGCGCTCGCCGCGGTGGCACAGGACCGGCCACCTGTCGACGTGGAACATCATGTGCTGGTCGCCGCCCACTGGCGGGCCGCGCACGACGGGCTGGAGGGGCAGGCCGTGGACCTGAGCACCGGGGCACCCGCGTTGCGTCCCGGCTGGCACCTGCTGCGCCGGCTGGTCGACACCGTCCGCCCCGAGCTCGACCGGCACGGCGACGTCGCGCTGGTGAACTCGCTGCTGGGCCGGCTGCGGGCCCGGGGCACCGGAGCGGCCCGGCAGCGGGCCGTGCACGCCGGCACCGGCGACCTGGCAGCGGTGGTGGATTACCTGGCCGCGCAGACCCGCAGCCGGTCGATCATCCCGGCACCGCCGCACGTGACTGCTCCCCCCGCCGGTCCGGTCACCGATCCCCCGCCGGACCGCTGA
- the tnpA gene encoding IS200/IS605 family transposase, producing the protein MVELQGIRTGRHCTFAMHVHLVFVTKFRHNVFADRHLTRMEAIMRDVCADFEAELVEFNGENDHVHLLVNFPPKVAVARLVNSLKGVSSRRLRQEFPDLARHYYRANKLWSGSYFAGSVGGAPLSVIKQYIEQQNRPG; encoded by the coding sequence ATGGTCGAACTTCAAGGCATCCGCACCGGCAGGCACTGCACTTTCGCGATGCATGTCCACTTGGTTTTCGTGACGAAGTTCCGGCACAACGTGTTCGCCGACCGGCACCTGACCCGGATGGAGGCGATCATGCGAGACGTGTGCGCCGACTTCGAGGCCGAACTGGTCGAGTTCAACGGCGAGAATGACCACGTCCACCTGCTGGTCAACTTCCCGCCCAAGGTCGCCGTGGCCAGGCTGGTCAACAGCCTCAAAGGGGTCTCCTCGCGCCGCCTCCGGCAGGAGTTCCCCGACCTGGCGCGCCACTACTACCGGGCCAACAAACTCTGGTCCGGCTCGTACTTCGCCGGGTCTGTCGGCGGCGCGCCCTTGAGCGTCATCAAGCAGTACATCGAGCAGCAGAACCGTCCCGGTTAA
- a CDS encoding helix-turn-helix domain-containing protein: MIHMMAVQLRYNYRITPDAAQRTALAQAPDR, encoded by the coding sequence ATGATACATATGATGGCCGTGCAGCTCCGTTACAACTACCGGATCACCCCGGACGCCGCCCAGCGCACCGCGCTGGCGCAGGCACCGGATCGCTGA
- a CDS encoding TetR-like C-terminal domain-containing protein, with translation MQRTLADPRQGALFRAVIVAATCDPRAAEALHRFYAVRIAEWPPCVEQAVRRAELPQGTDAVEVIRAVSAPLYYRLLVSGDPVDEATADRAAEAAAAAARVGVDASASGLN, from the coding sequence GTGCAGCGCACCCTGGCCGATCCGCGTCAGGGTGCGCTCTTCCGGGCGGTCATCGTCGCCGCGACCTGCGACCCCCGCGCCGCCGAGGCGCTGCACCGCTTCTACGCCGTCCGCATTGCCGAGTGGCCACCCTGCGTGGAGCAGGCCGTACGGCGGGCGGAACTGCCTCAGGGCACGGACGCCGTCGAGGTCATCCGCGCCGTCTCGGCGCCGCTGTACTACCGCCTGCTCGTCAGCGGAGACCCGGTCGACGAGGCCACGGCAGACCGGGCCGCCGAAGCGGCAGCCGCAGCCGCCCGCGTCGGCGTCGACGCGTCTGCCAGCGGTCTCAACTAG
- a CDS encoding DUF664 domain-containing protein, giving the protein MTEEQARRSLVASRTTLLGLVKRATFVERVWFDKAVTCRSRTELGLPATARPGRVAPGGAVAR; this is encoded by the coding sequence CTGACCGAGGAGCAGGCCCGCCGGTCGTTGGTCGCCTCCCGGACCACGTTGCTGGGTCTGGTGAAGCGCGCGACCTTCGTCGAAAGGGTCTGGTTCGACAAGGCCGTGACGTGCCGGTCGCGTACGGAGCTCGGGCTGCCCGCTACCGCTCGTCCGGGGCGAGTCGCACCCGGCGGAGCAGTTGCGCGTTGA
- a CDS encoding heavy metal translocating P-type ATPase, which produces MFRRRFWLSLALTVPVVLTSHMVMDWFGYSLSFPGMSLVGPVLGSVVFFYGGWPFLVGGVHEVRDRAPGMMLLISMAITVAYLASLATSVGAFDLDFWWELAALVTIMLLGHWQEMKAIGQAQGALSALAALLPDDAERVADDGQVQPVMVADLRAGDLVLVRSGARVPADGRITDGEAELDESMITGESRPVPRRVGDPVVAGTVATDSAIRVRVEAVGEDTALAGIQRLVAQAQASSGRAQMLADRFAALLFYVAMAAAVLTFAAWWTFGSLDDSVVRTVTVLVIACPHALGLAIPLVIALSTAVAAKAGILVKNRLALERMRTVDAVLFDKTGTLTTGAHTVTGVAAAPGHTEDDVLRLAAAVETDSEHPLARAIVAAATERGPTSAATDFRSLTGRGVQANVDGTQYAVGGPALLGELDASVPPELTTTTDAWSQRGAAVLHLLRLDGGRAEVLGAIGLADEVRPEARQAIAELRRQGIDKIMMITGDARPVAEAVAADLGFRSGVDEVFAEVLPADKDETVADLQARGLTVAMVGDGVNDAPALARADVGIAIGAGTDVAIESAGVVLASSDPRGVTGVIRLSMASYRKMLQNLGWAAGYNVIAIPLAAGVLAWAGLTLSPAVGAILMSASTIVVALNAQLLRRVRLAPDER; this is translated from the coding sequence ATGTTCCGCCGCAGGTTCTGGCTGAGTCTCGCGCTGACCGTACCGGTCGTGCTCACCAGTCATATGGTGATGGACTGGTTCGGCTACTCGCTGAGTTTTCCCGGGATGTCCCTGGTCGGCCCGGTGCTCGGCTCGGTGGTGTTCTTCTACGGCGGCTGGCCGTTCCTGGTCGGCGGCGTACACGAGGTCCGAGACCGTGCCCCCGGCATGATGCTGCTGATCTCGATGGCGATCACCGTCGCCTACCTGGCCTCACTGGCCACCAGCGTCGGCGCCTTCGACCTGGACTTCTGGTGGGAGCTGGCGGCGCTGGTGACCATCATGCTGCTCGGCCACTGGCAGGAGATGAAGGCGATCGGCCAGGCGCAGGGCGCGCTGTCCGCGTTGGCCGCGCTGCTGCCCGACGACGCGGAACGGGTCGCCGACGACGGGCAGGTCCAGCCGGTCATGGTGGCCGACCTGCGAGCCGGCGACCTGGTCCTGGTGCGCTCCGGCGCCCGGGTACCCGCCGACGGGCGGATCACCGACGGCGAAGCCGAGCTGGACGAGTCGATGATCACCGGAGAGTCCCGGCCGGTACCCCGACGCGTCGGAGACCCGGTGGTGGCCGGCACCGTCGCGACCGACTCGGCGATCCGGGTACGGGTCGAGGCCGTCGGCGAGGACACCGCCCTGGCCGGCATCCAACGTCTCGTCGCACAGGCTCAGGCCTCCAGCGGCCGGGCCCAGATGCTTGCCGACCGATTCGCCGCCCTGCTGTTCTACGTCGCGATGGCCGCCGCCGTGCTGACCTTCGCCGCCTGGTGGACGTTCGGCAGCCTCGACGATTCCGTGGTACGGACGGTCACCGTACTGGTGATCGCCTGCCCGCACGCCCTCGGCCTGGCGATCCCCCTGGTGATCGCGTTGTCGACGGCCGTGGCGGCCAAGGCCGGGATCCTGGTCAAGAACCGGCTGGCCTTGGAGCGGATGCGCACCGTCGACGCGGTGCTGTTCGACAAGACCGGCACCCTGACCACGGGCGCGCACACCGTGACCGGCGTCGCGGCGGCTCCCGGGCACACCGAGGACGACGTACTGCGCCTGGCCGCAGCGGTGGAAACCGACAGCGAGCACCCACTGGCCCGCGCCATCGTGGCCGCCGCCACCGAACGGGGTCCGACGAGCGCCGCAACCGACTTCCGGTCGTTGACCGGCCGGGGCGTGCAGGCAAACGTGGATGGCACTCAGTACGCCGTCGGCGGCCCGGCGCTGCTGGGCGAACTCGACGCCTCAGTCCCGCCGGAGCTGACCACCACGACCGACGCTTGGTCGCAGCGTGGTGCCGCCGTACTGCATCTGCTGCGGCTCGACGGCGGCCGCGCCGAGGTGCTCGGCGCTATCGGGCTGGCCGACGAGGTCCGGCCCGAGGCCCGGCAGGCGATCGCCGAACTGCGCCGACAGGGCATCGACAAGATCATGATGATCACCGGTGACGCCCGGCCGGTCGCCGAGGCGGTCGCCGCCGATCTCGGCTTCCGGTCCGGCGTGGACGAGGTCTTCGCCGAGGTGCTGCCCGCCGACAAGGACGAGACGGTGGCGGACCTGCAGGCCCGGGGGCTGACCGTGGCGATGGTCGGCGACGGCGTCAACGACGCACCGGCGCTGGCCCGTGCCGACGTCGGCATCGCCATCGGGGCCGGCACCGATGTCGCGATCGAATCCGCCGGAGTCGTTCTCGCCTCGTCCGACCCGCGCGGGGTCACCGGGGTGATCCGGCTGTCGATGGCCTCCTACCGCAAGATGCTGCAGAACCTGGGCTGGGCCGCCGGCTACAACGTCATCGCCATTCCGCTCGCCGCCGGCGTGCTGGCCTGGGCCGGGCTGACGTTGAGCCCGGCGGTCGGGGCGATCCTGATGTCCGCGTCCACCATCGTGGTCGCCCTCAACGCGCAACTGCTCCGCCGGGTGCGACTCGCCCCGGACGAGCGGTAG
- a CDS encoding DedA family protein has product MAVTVDTPPDQVGGLTGWVADVIARLGEIGVGLLVALESVVPPIPSEVVLAMAGYLASQDRVNLVGVWAGATIGSLAGALLLYWLGAAIGEARLRRWLDKVPLVDLEDLDKADRWFERYGRWAVLFGRMVPVVRSLVSVPAGADRMPLTRFSAFTTLGSGAWNALFVGAGFALGSQWQQVERYSRWFDVAVLVLLGGLVVYWVVGQVRRRRRRAAAGRRPSP; this is encoded by the coding sequence ATGGCAGTCACCGTCGACACCCCGCCGGACCAGGTCGGTGGGCTGACCGGTTGGGTGGCTGACGTCATCGCCCGGCTGGGCGAGATCGGGGTCGGCCTGCTGGTGGCGTTGGAGAGCGTCGTCCCGCCGATCCCCAGCGAGGTGGTGCTGGCGATGGCCGGCTACCTGGCCAGCCAGGACCGGGTGAATCTGGTCGGGGTCTGGGCCGGGGCGACGATCGGCTCGCTGGCCGGCGCGTTGCTGCTCTACTGGCTGGGTGCGGCGATCGGCGAGGCACGACTGCGACGCTGGTTGGACAAGGTGCCGCTGGTCGATCTGGAAGACCTGGACAAGGCAGACCGCTGGTTCGAGCGGTACGGTCGGTGGGCGGTGCTGTTCGGCCGGATGGTGCCGGTCGTGCGGAGCCTGGTCTCGGTGCCGGCCGGCGCCGACCGGATGCCGTTGACCCGGTTCAGCGCCTTCACCACGCTGGGCAGCGGGGCATGGAACGCGCTGTTCGTCGGTGCCGGGTTCGCGCTCGGTTCACAGTGGCAGCAGGTCGAGCGGTACAGCCGTTGGTTCGACGTGGCGGTCCTCGTGCTCCTTGGCGGGCTGGTCGTCTACTGGGTGGTCGGCCAGGTCCGGCGTCGCCGCCGTCGGGCTGCGGCCGGCCGCCGACCGTCGCCCTGA
- a CDS encoding LacI family DNA-binding transcriptional regulator, which yields MATIYDVARKAKVSPATVSRVVNGHTNVDPALADRVRRAMHELDYRPNAVARNLRRSRTTLWAVVISDIGNPFFTALVRGVEDLAQQAGYSVVLCNTDEDPVKESRYLNAVLAEQVAGVIIAPSGPAADLGQLIAARVPVVVVDRQLHGSRIDTVLVDNEHGARLATAHLLDSGYRRIACITGRRGVWTACRRLGGYQRALADAGQPYQEELVRHADFRSDGGYRAMTELLRLRPRPDALFAANNLMTVGAVECLVDQGIAVPAEMGVVGFDDLPWAHLVRPALTTVTQPTYQLGETAAQLLIERIASPDRAATTVTLPTKLQVRESSVRRRPPAVVEQV from the coding sequence ATGGCGACCATCTACGACGTTGCGCGGAAAGCGAAGGTCTCCCCAGCTACCGTCTCCCGGGTCGTCAACGGCCACACCAACGTGGATCCCGCGCTGGCCGACCGGGTCCGGCGGGCGATGCACGAGCTGGACTACCGGCCCAACGCGGTGGCCCGTAATCTGCGCCGGAGCCGGACCACGTTGTGGGCGGTGGTGATCAGCGACATCGGCAACCCGTTCTTCACCGCCCTGGTCCGCGGCGTCGAGGACCTCGCTCAGCAGGCCGGCTACTCGGTCGTGCTGTGCAACACCGACGAGGATCCGGTCAAGGAAAGCCGCTACCTGAACGCGGTCCTCGCCGAACAGGTCGCCGGGGTGATCATCGCCCCGTCCGGGCCGGCCGCCGATCTGGGGCAGCTCATCGCCGCCCGGGTGCCGGTGGTGGTGGTCGACCGGCAGCTGCACGGCAGCCGGATCGACACCGTGCTGGTGGACAACGAGCACGGCGCCCGGCTGGCCACCGCACACCTGCTCGACTCGGGCTACCGGCGGATCGCCTGCATCACCGGCCGACGTGGCGTCTGGACCGCCTGCCGACGGCTCGGCGGCTACCAGCGGGCGTTGGCCGATGCCGGACAGCCGTACCAGGAGGAGTTGGTCCGCCACGCCGATTTCCGCTCCGACGGCGGCTACCGGGCGATGACGGAGCTGCTGCGGCTGCGACCGCGACCGGACGCGCTGTTCGCGGCAAACAACCTGATGACCGTCGGTGCGGTGGAGTGCCTGGTCGACCAGGGCATCGCGGTGCCGGCGGAGATGGGTGTGGTCGGCTTCGACGACCTGCCGTGGGCACATCTGGTTCGGCCCGCGTTGACCACCGTCACCCAGCCGACGTACCAGTTGGGCGAGACCGCCGCCCAGCTGCTCATCGAGCGGATCGCCAGCCCCGACCGGGCCGCGACCACCGTCACCCTGCCCACCAAGCTGCAGGTCCGGGAGAGCTCGGTACGTCGCCGGCCGCCAGCGGTCGTTGAGCAGGTGTAG
- a CDS encoding Gfo/Idh/MocA family oxidoreductase, with amino-acid sequence MALRFGLFGTGHWAAETHAAGLAAHPDAELVGVWGRDRAKATALAQRYGVAPYQDVDALLADVDAVAVALPPDVQAEIAVRAADAGRHLLLDKPLALTLPDADRVVAAVDRRDVASVIFFTSRFNPSMIDFLARPADGAWHGARGALFAAISEPGNPYGASPWRRTYGGLWDIGPHALSVVLPVLGPVARVAAMPGPAGGVHLLLRHTGGATSTLSLNLDGPVAAKTFDVTFFGEPGIVPVPHRDVTTGQAFHSAIDALLGQVTAGSPGHPCDVRFGRQVVAVLAAADTARVEQRIIDVPAGRPVA; translated from the coding sequence ATGGCATTGCGGTTTGGTCTGTTCGGCACCGGGCACTGGGCGGCCGAGACCCACGCGGCCGGGCTGGCCGCGCACCCCGACGCGGAACTGGTCGGCGTCTGGGGGCGGGACCGGGCGAAGGCCACGGCGCTGGCGCAGCGGTACGGCGTCGCACCGTACCAGGATGTGGACGCGTTGCTCGCCGACGTCGACGCGGTCGCCGTCGCTCTGCCGCCCGACGTACAGGCCGAGATCGCGGTCCGTGCCGCCGACGCCGGCCGGCATCTGCTGCTGGACAAGCCGTTGGCGTTGACCCTGCCGGACGCCGACCGGGTCGTCGCGGCGGTCGACCGGCGGGACGTCGCGTCGGTGATCTTCTTCACCAGCCGGTTCAACCCGTCCATGATCGACTTTCTGGCCCGCCCGGCCGACGGTGCCTGGCACGGTGCCCGGGGAGCGCTGTTCGCGGCGATCTCCGAGCCCGGGAACCCGTACGGTGCCTCGCCCTGGCGGCGCACCTACGGCGGGCTGTGGGACATCGGCCCGCACGCGCTGTCGGTGGTGCTGCCGGTGCTGGGCCCGGTCGCCCGGGTCGCCGCGATGCCCGGCCCGGCCGGCGGGGTGCACCTGCTACTGCGACACACCGGCGGGGCCACCAGCACGCTGTCGCTCAACCTGGACGGCCCGGTGGCGGCGAAGACCTTCGACGTCACGTTCTTCGGCGAGCCCGGGATCGTGCCGGTGCCGCACCGGGACGTGACCACCGGGCAGGCGTTCCACTCGGCCATCGACGCGCTGCTCGGGCAGGTCACCGCCGGGTCACCGGGACACCCCTGCGACGTCCGGTTCGGCCGGCAGGTGGTGGCCGTCCTGGCCGCCGCCGACACCGCCCGGGTCGAGCAGCGCATCATCGACGTCCCGGCTGGAAGACCGGTCGCCTGA
- a CDS encoding Hsp70 family protein — protein sequence MSGMSDQPVLVVDFGTSSSAAMVVTGETGQLVPDPVTGAPTWPSAVHWDGQSMIVGALAERRKRSEPTAYAAEFKRGMAADVPMMLGDRRFRPIEQVAAVLTALRVEAERRYGAPVHRTVVTVPASYDPDDPRRAQMIAAAEAAGLGPVELLPEPVAAAFAPVAGPPPVPGELVLVYDLGGGTFDTALVRIDERWHEVLGHAAIDDCGGRDIDSLLAGRIHADGQQWLAPLLASAAASQSAPATLRLGMAVTDFANRIKHQLSDTPAVEDFLLPDTPAYRLTRADLAQLVAPLLDRTIACCRQMLAAVGVPPASIGSVLLVGGGARMPAVAQAVHDAFQRPLRQVEQPELATVHGAARWLPRSGPRTIRASTETTGMVPLSFGIPGGSARLHRWLVVPGQPYPAGTPLARVRLPGGALWDLVAATPGTLDRLLVPPSAEVASHQWLALATG from the coding sequence ATGTCTGGGATGTCTGACCAGCCCGTCCTGGTGGTCGACTTCGGCACCTCCTCCTCCGCCGCGATGGTGGTCACCGGTGAGACCGGTCAGCTGGTGCCGGACCCGGTCACCGGTGCGCCGACCTGGCCGTCCGCCGTGCACTGGGACGGTCAGAGCATGATCGTCGGCGCGCTGGCCGAGCGGCGGAAGCGGTCCGAGCCGACGGCGTACGCCGCCGAGTTCAAACGCGGCATGGCCGCCGACGTGCCGATGATGCTCGGCGACCGCCGGTTCCGGCCGATCGAGCAGGTCGCGGCGGTGCTGACCGCGCTACGGGTGGAGGCCGAGCGGCGGTACGGCGCGCCGGTGCACCGGACGGTGGTGACGGTCCCGGCGTCGTACGACCCGGACGACCCGCGCCGCGCACAGATGATCGCCGCAGCCGAAGCGGCCGGTCTCGGCCCGGTCGAGCTGTTGCCGGAGCCGGTTGCGGCCGCGTTCGCCCCGGTCGCCGGCCCACCGCCGGTCCCCGGCGAGCTGGTGCTGGTCTACGACCTGGGCGGGGGCACCTTCGACACCGCGTTGGTGCGCATCGACGAACGCTGGCACGAGGTGCTCGGACACGCGGCGATCGACGACTGCGGCGGCCGGGACATCGACTCGCTGTTGGCCGGCAGGATCCACGCCGACGGGCAGCAGTGGCTGGCACCGCTGCTGGCGAGCGCGGCCGCCAGCCAGTCCGCACCGGCCACCCTGCGGCTCGGCATGGCGGTCACCGACTTCGCGAACCGGATCAAGCATCAGCTCAGCGACACTCCGGCGGTGGAGGACTTCCTGCTGCCGGACACTCCGGCGTACCGGCTGACCCGGGCGGACCTGGCGCAGCTGGTGGCTCCGCTGCTGGACCGGACGATCGCCTGCTGCCGGCAGATGCTGGCCGCTGTAGGGGTGCCACCGGCCAGCATCGGATCGGTGCTGCTGGTCGGCGGCGGGGCCCGGATGCCAGCCGTGGCCCAGGCGGTGCACGACGCCTTCCAGCGCCCGCTGCGTCAGGTGGAGCAGCCGGAACTGGCGACCGTGCACGGTGCCGCCCGATGGTTGCCGCGCAGCGGCCCGCGGACCATCCGGGCGTCGACGGAGACCACCGGAATGGTTCCGCTGTCGTTCGGCATCCCGGGCGGGTCCGCGCGGCTGCACCGCTGGCTGGTGGTGCCGGGTCAGCCGTATCCGGCGGGCACCCCGCTGGCCCGGGTCCGGCTGCCCGGCGGCGCGCTGTGGGACCTGGTGGCCGCGACACCGGGCACGCTCGACCGGCTGCTGGTGCCGCCCAGCGCCGAGGTCGCCAGCCACCAGTGGCTGGCGCTGGCCACCGGCTGA
- a CDS encoding Hsp70 family protein yields the protein MTEPIMVVDVGTSGTRVALVVADQTTLVKEPASGATSWPSSVCLADEGFLVGTPSEVRKRAMPRRYIDGPRRAVDAQAAMWLEHREVTGAEALTVYLTVVANETRQLYGGQIDRLTLSVPADYLPGDPRRDTMLAIGEAAGFRDVELIDSAVAAALDPTTGDNLPAGALVLVCDLGATWTVALVQVYGSHTVQLAQQTSPAGQELDALLINDLRTEGRAWLEPMLAAPGDAGLRAYHEAIDFARRLKHQLVDADEVVDHLTPLTPPYRLTRAWLDAFAEPALRWLVEGAAGVLGAVGAAPADLAAVVVAGGNAYLPAVHTTLRSGLGIIDAGSPGPLRCGSDPELAVLRGAARFAAGASGRTVTAEPQRWRTEPTSWEIPGGRARLLRWCVPPGEPYPAGAVLAHVRTPDERVFELTAAQHGRQLGQQAYPGDLVGPVLVVATAKDAVALQRQPPPRRRHLESTGSWLLTPDREHLVECDPAARLVRLRAIADDTVRAEFRPEHTAGAQPTGRVFVDPDGRLAVVAWATDGFISVWDIETGKISARFHDPGGPHRVLIDEIGWRAAAEGRAKAVGRSRRTATTLWDLRTGTHIDRIVDDRWEQRMPEFADHSRREGFGTAAVSADGQLRAVVADALDGIAAVVLQDTSTGQELFRVLGGTGQRVRVGFSADSRHLLANWESNERSLIDVWDV from the coding sequence ATGACCGAGCCGATCATGGTGGTCGATGTCGGCACCTCGGGCACCCGGGTGGCGCTGGTCGTCGCCGACCAGACGACCCTGGTCAAGGAGCCGGCCAGCGGGGCGACCAGCTGGCCGTCGTCGGTGTGTCTGGCGGACGAGGGATTCCTGGTCGGCACCCCGTCCGAGGTACGTAAACGGGCCATGCCGCGGCGGTACATCGACGGGCCACGCCGGGCCGTCGACGCCCAGGCCGCCATGTGGCTGGAGCACCGTGAGGTCACCGGCGCCGAGGCGCTCACCGTGTACCTCACCGTGGTCGCCAACGAGACCCGCCAACTGTACGGGGGCCAGATCGACCGGCTGACCCTGTCCGTGCCGGCGGACTACCTGCCCGGCGACCCCCGCCGGGACACGATGCTCGCCATCGGTGAGGCCGCCGGGTTCCGCGACGTGGAGCTGATCGACAGCGCGGTGGCGGCGGCGCTGGACCCGACGACCGGCGACAACCTGCCGGCCGGCGCTCTGGTGCTGGTCTGCGACCTAGGCGCGACCTGGACCGTCGCGCTGGTGCAGGTGTACGGCAGCCACACCGTCCAACTCGCTCAGCAGACCAGCCCTGCCGGGCAGGAACTCGACGCGCTGCTCATCAACGACCTGCGCACCGAGGGGCGGGCCTGGCTGGAGCCGATGCTCGCCGCACCCGGTGACGCCGGGCTGCGCGCCTACCACGAGGCGATCGACTTCGCCCGCCGACTCAAACACCAACTGGTCGACGCCGACGAGGTGGTCGATCACCTCACCCCGCTCACGCCGCCGTACCGGCTGACCCGGGCCTGGCTGGACGCGTTCGCCGAACCGGCGCTGCGCTGGCTGGTGGAGGGCGCCGCAGGTGTGCTGGGCGCGGTCGGCGCCGCACCGGCCGACCTGGCCGCAGTGGTCGTCGCTGGCGGCAACGCCTACCTGCCGGCGGTCCACACCACGTTGCGGTCCGGCCTCGGCATCATCGACGCCGGGTCGCCGGGGCCGCTGCGCTGCGGCTCGGACCCGGAGCTGGCGGTGCTGCGCGGCGCGGCCCGGTTCGCGGCCGGCGCCAGCGGCCGCACCGTCACCGCCGAGCCGCAGCGGTGGCGCACCGAGCCGACCTCGTGGGAGATCCCGGGCGGTCGGGCCCGGCTGCTGCGCTGGTGCGTACCGCCGGGCGAGCCCTACCCGGCCGGGGCGGTGCTCGCCCACGTCCGTACCCCCGACGAGCGGGTCTTCGAGCTCACCGCCGCCCAGCACGGCCGGCAGTTGGGCCAGCAGGCGTACCCGGGCGACCTGGTCGGCCCGGTCCTGGTGGTGGCTACCGCGAAGGACGCGGTGGCCCTGCAGCGCCAGCCGCCACCCCGGCGGCGGCACCTGGAGTCCACCGGTAGCTGGCTGCTCACCCCGGACCGCGAGCATCTGGTGGAGTGCGACCCGGCGGCCCGGCTGGTCCGGCTCCGGGCGATCGCAGACGACACGGTCCGCGCCGAGTTCCGTCCGGAGCACACCGCCGGCGCGCAGCCGACCGGCCGGGTGTTCGTCGACCCGGATGGCCGGCTGGCGGTGGTGGCCTGGGCCACGGATGGGTTCATCTCGGTGTGGGACATCGAGACCGGCAAGATCAGCGCCCGGTTCCACGACCCGGGCGGGCCGCACCGGGTGCTGATCGACGAGATCGGGTGGCGGGCGGCGGCCGAAGGCCGGGCGAAAGCCGTGGGCCGGTCCCGGCGTACCGCGACGACCCTGTGGGATCTGCGTACCGGCACCCACATCGACCGCATCGTCGACGACCGGTGGGAGCAGCGGATGCCGGAGTTCGCCGACCACAGCCGGCGGGAAGGGTTCGGCACGGCTGCGGTCAGCGCCGACGGGCAACTACGGGCCGTGGTCGCCGACGCGCTCGACGGCATCGCCGCAGTGGTCCTGCAGGACACCTCGACCGGACAGGAGCTGTTCCGGGTGCTGGGCGGCACCGGGCAACGGGTCCGGGTCGGGTTCAGCGCCGACAGCCGGCACCTGCTGGCCAACTGGGAGTCCAACGAGCGGAGCCTGATCGATGTCTGGGATGTCTGA